In Candidatus Aminicenantes bacterium, a single genomic region encodes these proteins:
- a CDS encoding MBL fold metallo-hydrolase — translation MVQSRLIQPVSLGVISIQIPSFPVYLLRFDRSVLVDSGITTGVSTLSTALQELLPETDLDTLLLTHSHWDHAGGAFELQPQMNFSVKASHRAVELLQKPRVREFIHHLNREHALQNGAEPPAPYEPLKRLEALKENDRLDLDDKHWIQVYETPGHTRCSLAFLLYPEKVLFPGDAVGVVERDGSIKPLFLSDYGAYEASLEKLGQLDAECLCFAHNRVLRGKERVKSFLAASLERTRQVRDVIRQRLDAGMEREEIADVLYAEEFPRPTVMGPREALIINLRAMVLAVEREVGAS, via the coding sequence TGGGCGTGATCAGCATTCAGATTCCTTCGTTTCCCGTATACCTGCTCCGCTTCGATCGCTCAGTGCTTGTCGACAGCGGCATTACCACCGGTGTCTCCACCCTGAGTACAGCATTACAGGAGCTGCTTCCCGAAACGGACTTGGACACTTTGCTGTTGACCCATTCCCATTGGGACCACGCGGGCGGAGCCTTTGAACTGCAACCGCAAATGAATTTTTCGGTAAAAGCTTCCCATCGCGCCGTGGAGTTGCTGCAGAAGCCGCGGGTGCGTGAATTTATCCACCACTTGAACCGCGAACACGCACTCCAGAACGGAGCCGAGCCTCCGGCGCCCTACGAACCGCTCAAAAGGCTCGAGGCGTTGAAAGAGAACGACCGCCTGGACCTGGATGACAAACACTGGATACAGGTGTATGAAACGCCGGGACATACCCGTTGTTCGCTGGCGTTTCTGCTGTATCCGGAAAAGGTCCTTTTCCCCGGCGATGCCGTGGGTGTCGTGGAACGCGACGGTTCCATCAAGCCCCTGTTTTTGTCTGACTACGGAGCATACGAAGCTTCGCTGGAAAAGCTGGGGCAACTGGATGCGGAATGTCTGTGTTTTGCCCACAACCGGGTGCTGCGGGGCAAAGAGCGGGTAAAGAGCTTTCTGGCCGCGTCCCTGGAGCGCACCCGGCAGGTTCGAGACGTGATCCGGCAGCGCCTGGATGCCGGCATGGAGCGGGAAGAGATCGCCGATGTGCTGTACGCGGAAGAATTTCCCCGGCCCACGGTTATGGGGCCCCGGGAAGCCCTGATTATCAACCTCCGGGCCATGGTCCTGGCGGTAGAGCGGGAAGTTGGGGCTTCGTAG